A region from the Syntrophorhabdaceae bacterium genome encodes:
- a CDS encoding YifB family Mg chelatase-like AAA ATPase: MIARIPTATVYGINGIKIDVEVDITYGLPAFNIVGLPEASVKESKERVRSAIKNAGFEFPGDRITINLAPADVRKEGSSFDLPIAVGILAAMGALKKDSLEGHLIAGELSLDGSVKPVRGILPVALLTREEGIGTIVVPLGNGREASIVRDITVLAADHLLQIFHYFKGEGELVPFVGDSHPGPGTAARDDADFSDISGQAQAKRALEIAAAGGHNIIMVGPPGSGKTMLSRCLPTIMPNLAYAEAVETTKIHSIAGFLGADRALIMKRPFRSPHHSISDAGLIGGGHVPRPGEVSLAHNGVLFLDEFPEFRRHVLDALRQPLEDGDVTISRVNHAVTFPARFMLVAAMNPCPCGYLGDPKRACTCTGPQIYKYRSRISGPLLDRIDIHIEVPPVKISELALDRREEPSTAIRERVSRSRAIQRERYTGKSFHANAQMPARAIRKYCPLEGAAQAMLEAAVDKWALSPRAYHRILKVARTIADVDTTEAITETHIAEAIRYRALDKRPTM; the protein is encoded by the coding sequence TTGATAGCGCGGATTCCTACGGCAACCGTTTATGGTATCAATGGAATAAAGATCGATGTGGAGGTGGACATTACCTATGGCTTGCCGGCATTCAACATCGTCGGCTTGCCGGAGGCCTCCGTAAAGGAGAGCAAGGAACGGGTCAGGTCAGCCATCAAAAATGCCGGGTTCGAGTTTCCCGGGGACCGCATTACCATCAATCTCGCGCCCGCCGATGTCCGCAAGGAAGGTTCATCCTTCGACCTGCCTATCGCTGTTGGCATCCTCGCCGCCATGGGGGCCCTGAAGAAAGACTCCCTGGAAGGTCATCTCATAGCGGGAGAGCTCTCTCTCGATGGCTCCGTAAAACCGGTTCGGGGCATCCTGCCCGTGGCATTGCTGACCCGAGAGGAGGGCATAGGCACCATCGTCGTTCCCCTCGGAAACGGCAGGGAGGCTTCCATCGTGCGGGACATAACCGTTCTCGCAGCCGACCATCTCCTTCAGATATTCCATTACTTCAAAGGGGAAGGTGAACTTGTCCCCTTTGTGGGAGACAGTCATCCCGGGCCGGGTACCGCGGCACGGGATGATGCGGATTTTTCCGATATCAGCGGCCAGGCTCAGGCAAAGAGGGCCCTCGAGATCGCCGCGGCGGGGGGGCATAATATCATTATGGTGGGGCCTCCCGGTTCGGGCAAGACGATGCTTTCCCGTTGTCTCCCCACCATCATGCCGAACCTTGCTTATGCCGAGGCGGTGGAGACAACCAAGATCCACAGCATTGCCGGCTTTCTCGGCGCCGACCGCGCCCTCATCATGAAGCGGCCGTTCCGCTCGCCTCATCACAGCATATCCGACGCCGGCCTCATCGGCGGAGGCCACGTCCCGAGACCCGGCGAGGTAAGCCTTGCTCACAACGGCGTCCTCTTCCTCGATGAATTCCCGGAATTCCGCCGTCACGTCCTCGACGCCCTGCGCCAGCCGCTCGAAGACGGCGATGTTACCATATCCAGGGTGAATCATGCCGTCACCTTTCCGGCCAGATTCATGCTCGTTGCCGCCATGAATCCCTGCCCCTGCGGCTACCTCGGTGACCCAAAACGGGCCTGCACGTGCACGGGCCCCCAGATCTACAAATACCGCTCACGCATCTCCGGCCCGCTCCTCGACAGGATCGATATCCACATCGAGGTGCCTCCCGTGAAGATCAGCGAGCTTGCCCTTGACCGCCGCGAAGAACCATCGACCGCGATAAGGGAGAGGGTTTCCCGGTCCCGGGCGATACAGCGCGAACGATACACGGGAAAGAGTTTCCATGCGAACGCACAGATGCCCGCGCGAGCCATCAGGAAATATTGCCCCCTTGAGGGCGCAGCCCAGGCAATGCTGGAAGCGGCCGTCGATAAGTGGGCCCTATCCCCCCGGGCCTATCACCGCATCCTCAAGGTCGCCCGAACGATAGCCGATGTCGACACGACCGAAGCGATCACGGAAACCCACATAGCGGAAGCTATCAGGTATCGCGCGCTCGACAAGAGACCAACAATGTAG
- a CDS encoding mannose-1-phosphate guanylyltransferase encodes MSEKTKRAGKRVSPKSRAFEDTYFVIMAGGKGERFWPLSTELVPKPFVSVTGEGTLIELTVDRARRIVPLEHIFVVLGKEHLPVARKCLPRLPRENFIIEPAGRDTAPCVGLSAMMLHRRNPDAVMVILPSDHYVPDDAAFSRSIEETVKAARRGNHLVTIGVVPGRPETGYGYIKTGNKVSSALCADCFEVAQYVEKPNLAKARRYIKEGGYFWNAGIFVWRAEVLLEGLKNHMPDLHSGLLRFEKALAAGKNDLADTIFSRLPRVSIDYGLMEKARNVLMMPAPFTWDDVGTWTSLLRVLPTDQSGNVVRGKTLALDTSSCVIITDNTPVATLGVSGLVIVASRNGILVCDASKAQEVREIAKTLSKKGSG; translated from the coding sequence ATGAGCGAAAAAACGAAGAGGGCGGGGAAGAGAGTTTCCCCGAAAAGCAGGGCCTTCGAGGACACCTATTTCGTCATAATGGCCGGCGGGAAGGGCGAGCGTTTCTGGCCGCTGAGCACCGAGCTTGTGCCCAAACCCTTCGTCAGCGTCACCGGGGAAGGAACGCTCATCGAACTGACCGTCGACAGGGCCAGAAGGATAGTCCCCCTCGAGCACATCTTCGTGGTTCTCGGTAAGGAACATCTTCCTGTAGCAAGAAAATGTCTTCCCCGATTGCCCCGCGAGAATTTCATCATCGAGCCCGCAGGCCGCGACACGGCTCCCTGTGTGGGGTTGTCCGCCATGATGCTCCACAGGCGCAACCCCGATGCCGTCATGGTAATCCTGCCTTCCGACCACTATGTCCCCGACGATGCCGCTTTCTCGCGATCCATCGAAGAGACGGTGAAGGCCGCCCGCCGCGGAAACCACCTTGTTACCATAGGTGTCGTTCCGGGACGGCCGGAAACGGGATACGGCTACATAAAGACCGGCAATAAGGTTTCGTCGGCACTCTGCGCCGATTGTTTCGAGGTGGCGCAATATGTGGAAAAGCCGAACCTTGCGAAGGCCCGCCGTTACATCAAGGAAGGCGGCTACTTCTGGAACGCCGGAATCTTCGTCTGGCGCGCGGAAGTGCTCCTTGAGGGATTGAAAAACCATATGCCGGACCTTCACTCGGGCCTCCTGAGATTCGAAAAGGCGCTCGCAGCGGGTAAAAATGACCTGGCAGACACCATATTCTCCCGCCTGCCGAGGGTATCCATCGACTACGGCCTGATGGAAAAGGCGCGGAACGTCCTCATGATGCCCGCCCCCTTCACGTGGGATGATGTCGGCACCTGGACCTCCTTGCTGCGCGTGCTCCCCACAGACCAGAGCGGCAACGTCGTCCGCGGAAAGACCCTCGCCCTCGACACCAGCAGCTGCGTCATCATCACCGACAACACCCCCGTCGCCACCCTGGGCGTCTCGGGCCTCGTCATAGTCGCCTCAAGAAACGGCATCCTCGTCTGCGACGCCTCCAAGGCACAGGAAGTCCGAGAGATAGCGAAGACGTTATCAAAGAAAGGCAGCGGGTAA
- a CDS encoding NAD-dependent deacylase, with protein MKEYSKIADIIKERKYVVAFTGAGISVDAGIPAFRGGQGLWEKYDPMEYAQIGSFMNQPEKVWIMLREMAGVIFASAPSRAHRALGSLEEMGYLKAIITQNVDGLHQEAGNKNVIEYHGNHRWLVCINCRTRLPFTPEATAIHPYPRCERCGKALKPDVVFFGEGIPVGEMARANDEANKCKVMFIIGTSGVVYPAADIPYMAKSKGAAIVEINLEETPFTSAITDYFLKGTASDILPEILRFL; from the coding sequence ATGAAAGAATACAGCAAGATAGCCGATATCATCAAGGAGCGAAAATACGTCGTCGCTTTCACGGGCGCCGGGATATCCGTGGATGCCGGTATACCCGCTTTTCGCGGCGGTCAGGGTCTCTGGGAAAAGTACGATCCCATGGAATATGCCCAGATCGGGTCCTTCATGAACCAGCCCGAAAAAGTCTGGATCATGTTGCGGGAGATGGCGGGGGTGATATTCGCGTCGGCACCCTCCAGGGCGCACCGCGCGCTCGGCAGCCTCGAAGAGATGGGCTACCTGAAGGCGATCATCACCCAGAACGTGGACGGCCTTCACCAGGAAGCGGGCAACAAGAACGTCATCGAATACCACGGTAATCATCGATGGCTCGTGTGCATTAACTGCCGCACGCGGCTGCCCTTCACACCCGAGGCGACCGCCATCCATCCCTATCCGCGATGCGAGAGGTGCGGAAAGGCCTTGAAGCCCGACGTCGTCTTTTTCGGTGAAGGCATTCCTGTGGGGGAGATGGCACGGGCCAATGACGAGGCGAACAAGTGCAAGGTCATGTTCATCATAGGCACGTCGGGGGTGGTCTATCCCGCCGCCGACATACCCTATATGGCTAAGTCCAAAGGGGCGGCCATTGTGGAGATCAACCTCGAAGAAACACCCTTCACCTCGGCCATCACGGACTATTTCCTCAAGGGAACGGCCTCGGACATCCTACCCGAGATCCTGAGATTCCTTTGA
- a CDS encoding P1 family peptidase — MFNSITDIPGIKVGHASDFTGLTGCTVILCEEGAVGGIDVRGSASGTRQVDALSTGHIVERVHAILLCGGSSFGLDAATGVSRYLEEKGVGFDVGITHVPIVPSAVIFDLLFGDHKARPTAQMGYEACINASEEVPEGSVGAGTGAVVGKLFEMSRAMKGGLGTCSVAMPDGLKVGALVVVNAFGDIIDNVTGKIIAGLRKSEDSLEFANTTSCLKQGIVKKQFGIVNTTLGVVATNAGFSKRDITKVSQMAQGGLIKTINPVHTTFDGDLVFALAMGEIEADINKVGVLAEFVLSEAIKRAIKKADGFGMIPAFRDINKGWKTG; from the coding sequence ATGTTCAATTCCATAACTGACATTCCGGGCATCAAGGTGGGACATGCCTCCGACTTCACGGGGCTGACGGGCTGTACCGTCATACTTTGCGAAGAAGGGGCGGTGGGCGGGATCGACGTGCGCGGGAGCGCTTCGGGAACTCGGCAGGTCGATGCCCTCAGTACAGGCCATATCGTGGAACGGGTGCACGCAATTCTATTGTGCGGAGGAAGCTCCTTTGGTCTCGACGCGGCGACGGGCGTGTCCCGTTACCTCGAGGAAAAGGGCGTGGGATTCGACGTGGGGATAACACACGTCCCCATTGTTCCCTCGGCCGTCATCTTCGATCTTCTCTTCGGCGACCACAAGGCCCGGCCGACGGCGCAGATGGGCTACGAAGCCTGTATCAACGCCAGCGAAGAGGTTCCTGAGGGAAGCGTCGGCGCAGGAACGGGTGCTGTCGTCGGCAAGCTTTTCGAAATGTCGAGGGCGATGAAGGGCGGATTGGGAACATGCAGCGTCGCTATGCCCGACGGCCTCAAGGTGGGCGCGCTGGTCGTCGTAAACGCCTTCGGCGACATCATCGACAACGTGACGGGCAAGATCATCGCCGGCCTGAGAAAGTCCGAGGACAGCCTCGAATTCGCCAATACGACGAGTTGCCTGAAGCAGGGCATCGTAAAGAAACAATTTGGCATCGTGAACACAACCCTGGGCGTCGTCGCCACGAACGCCGGGTTCTCAAAGAGGGACATCACCAAGGTATCGCAGATGGCCCAGGGGGGTCTCATCAAGACGATAAATCCCGTCCACACAACCTTTGACGGGGACCTCGTATTCGCCCTCGCAATGGGAGAGATCGAAGCGGACATAAACAAGGTCGGGGTGCTTGCCGAATTTGTTCTTTCCGAAGCCATCAAGAGGGCCATCAAAAAGGCCGATGGATTCGGGATGATTCCCGCCTTCAGGGACATCAATAAGGGCTGGAAGACGGGTTGA
- the purE gene encoding 5-(carboxyamino)imidazole ribonucleotide mutase: MQKPRVLILLGSDSDINVIEDGLAFLAKAGVSYVIDISSAHRDPDKTVSYARNARKEGIEVIIAVAGMAAHLPGVIASHTTLPVIGVPASGGILKGKDALYSIVQMPKGVPVASVGIDAGKNAAILACEILSIKYDAIAKALTKLKKDLKRENEQKSLNIRKKLGN, translated from the coding sequence ATGCAAAAACCAAGGGTCTTGATCCTGCTCGGCAGTGACAGCGACATCAATGTCATCGAAGACGGTCTTGCCTTCCTGGCGAAAGCGGGGGTTTCCTATGTCATCGACATCTCCTCGGCCCACCGCGACCCTGACAAGACTGTCAGCTATGCAAGAAACGCCCGCAAAGAAGGGATCGAGGTCATCATTGCCGTTGCAGGGATGGCCGCCCACCTGCCGGGCGTCATCGCGTCCCACACGACCCTGCCTGTCATCGGTGTGCCGGCAAGCGGCGGCATCCTTAAGGGTAAGGATGCGCTCTACTCTATCGTGCAGATGCCCAAGGGCGTGCCCGTCGCGTCCGTCGGGATCGATGCAGGCAAGAACGCGGCCATACTAGCCTGCGAGATACTCTCCATCAAATATGACGCCATCGCAAAGGCGCTGACAAAACTCAAGAAGGACCTCAAACGGGAAAACGAGCAAAAATCCCTGAATATTCGGAAAAAGCTGGGTAATTGA